One part of the Humulus lupulus chromosome 9, drHumLupu1.1, whole genome shotgun sequence genome encodes these proteins:
- the LOC133800226 gene encoding uncharacterized protein LOC133800226, with product MAINGAKRDIEGLGEWWSTAARGSGCSAAGGSGLGSIATTGGSRAGLVGGWGGLGSGLDDAGAGWTWRLGGSLGLDGAEAWWLVGAWWPILGREQKPPGSTFGQLNDCWGIEQSEVCPLICRSWWSGGLAGVATVVSAAARILVVLMCKHEFDARYQKPEDKLYIAQLYFPLIGQILDEMPVFYNLNAVEKREVLIVILQIVRNLDDASLVKAWQKSIARTRLFFKLMEECLSLFEVP from the exons atggctaTTAATGGTGCAAaacgagacatagag GGGCTCGGGGAATGGTGGTCGACTGCGGCAAGGGGGTCGGGCTGTTCGGCGGCAGGGGGCTCGGGGCTGGGCTCGATAGCAACGACTGGTGGCTCGAGGGCTGGGCTCGTCGGCGGGTGGGGGGGTCTCGGGTCTGGGCTCGACGACGCAGGGGCTGGGTGGACGTGGAGGCTTGGGGGCTCGTTGGGGCTGGACGGCGCGGAGGCTTGGTGGCTCGTTGGGGCTTGGTGGCCCATTCTCGGCCGCGAGCAGAAGCCTCCAGGCTCTACTTTTGGACAACTAAATGACTGTTGGGGCATTGAACAATCTGAGGTATGCCCCTTAATTTGTCGCAGCTGGTGGAGCGGTGGCCTCGCAGGGGTCGCGACGGTGGTCTCTGCT GCTGCTAGAATTCTGGTGGTCCTTATGTGCAAGCATGAATTTGATGCTCGATACCAGAAGCCTGAAGATAAACTATATATTGCGCAACTGTATTTTCCTCTTATTGGCCAG ATTTTGGATGAGATGCCTGTTTTTTACAACCTTAATGCTGTTGAAAAGCGTGAAGTTCTCATAGTTATTTTGCAAATTGTGCGCAATCTTGATGATGCATCACTTGTGAAAGCATGGCAGAAGAGCATTGCAAGGACTAGATTATTTTTCAAACTCATGGAGGAATGCCTAAGTCTTTTTGAGGTTCCTTGA